The DNA region GGCATCACACGATGCGCAGGTTCTCGACCATGACGCAGCGGCGTGTGCGGGTGAATGTCTTCGGTGTGGTGATCCCTTCCCCCGTGGTCGTGGCGATCGAGTAACTCAGGTAGCCTTCGCCGCCCAATCCGAGCCCCGCCACGCACGAGCCATTTTTGATGAAGATCGTGGTATCCAAAGCTCGCGCCATGTAGGTCATGCGGTCGACATTGGTCGAGTGAATGATCGCCGAATGGCGGTAGCCGTGCTCGGTCTCCTTGGCCTGCGCCACCCCGGTCTCAAAGTCAGGAACGCGCACCACTGGCAGCATCGGCATCATTTGCTCTTTTTGCACAAACGGATGCTCGAGCGGAGCCTCGGCAAAAAGCAGCTCTGTCTTGGATGGAACCGTGACGCCCGCGTGCTTCGCCAGCACCGCCGCATCCGCACCGATCAGGTCGCGGTTGAGTACCTTCTGCGCACACCCACCGCCGCCGTCGACGGTTGAAAACGCCACATCACCGAGCTTCTCGAGCTGTGCTCCGTTCAAGCGCACGGCGCCGGCTCGCTCCATCTGCTGCAGGAACGCCTCAAATACGGAGTCCACCACAAACACGGCCTTCTCACCGATGCAGAGCAAATTGTTATCGTAGGCAGCACCAGCGATGATGCATTCCGCTGCCTTATCGAGGTTGGCGGTTTCATCCACCACCACCACCGGATTGCCGGGACCGGCGCAGATCGAGCGCTTGCCCGACTTCATCGCAGCTTCTACCACGGCAGGGCCACCGGTGATGGCCAGCAGCGCGATGTGTGGGTTGTTACAAATTTTATCGAACGTTTCGATGGTAGGCTCCTCGATCGTGCAGATCAGATGCGAGATCCCGAGCTCCTTTTCGATCGCCTGGTTGTAGGCGCGCACCGCCATTGCCGCGCTCTTGGCTCCGCCTGGATGCGGGTTGAAAACCACCGCATTGCCAGCTGCCACCATGTTGATCACATTGCCGGTCAAGGTCGGCACCGAATGGGTGACCGGCAGGATCGCCCCGATCACACCAAAAGGCGCGTACTCCTCGAGCATGATCCCATAGTCGCCGCTCATCGCATCCGGCCGCAGCCACTCGACCCCCGGCACCTTGTCGATAATCTGCAACTTCTCGATCTTGTGGTCGAGGCGGCCGATCTTCGTCTCGTTCAATTCAAACCGTCCCCACGCTTCGGCGTTGGTCAAACAAACGCGTTTGACGATCTCAATCACTTTGGCACGCCCCTCCACCCCAAGCTCCTTGAGCTGGAGAAACGCCTGATGCGCCGCCTCCGACGCCTGACACACGTGCTTGAACACACCATACGTGCCCCCCACACCCGGTGCCTTGGCGCAGGGCTTCTCCGCCGACGCTTGCGCTGGCGCTGATGCCGCAGGCGCAGGTGCGCTTGGTGCCTGCCCTTCGATGACTCCCAGGCGGGCGATCACGTCTTCCACCACCCCGCGCAATGTGTCTTGATCGATTGTTCTCATACCTTTCTTTACCCGTTGCAGCGATAGATTTTGCTTCCCTGGACGTCGACCGAATCCACGATCGCGATCACCGCGGCGTCCACCGGCAAGGGCTTGAGCCCCTCCGCCAACCGCGCCGAACTTCCCTGGACAAACATCACCAACTCCCCTTCTCCAGCTCCCACATTGTCCACCGCGACAATCGTGTTCGACCCATCGCGGAAGCGCGTCGGATCCTTTTCATCGACCAATTGCGGCCGCAGCAT from Sulfuriroseicoccus oceanibius includes:
- a CDS encoding aldehyde dehydrogenase family protein — protein: MRTIDQDTLRGVVEDVIARLGVIEGQAPSAPAPAASAPAQASAEKPCAKAPGVGGTYGVFKHVCQASEAAHQAFLQLKELGVEGRAKVIEIVKRVCLTNAEAWGRFELNETKIGRLDHKIEKLQIIDKVPGVEWLRPDAMSGDYGIMLEEYAPFGVIGAILPVTHSVPTLTGNVINMVAAGNAVVFNPHPGGAKSAAMAVRAYNQAIEKELGISHLICTIEEPTIETFDKICNNPHIALLAITGGPAVVEAAMKSGKRSICAGPGNPVVVVDETANLDKAAECIIAGAAYDNNLLCIGEKAVFVVDSVFEAFLQQMERAGAVRLNGAQLEKLGDVAFSTVDGGGGCAQKVLNRDLIGADAAVLAKHAGVTVPSKTELLFAEAPLEHPFVQKEQMMPMLPVVRVPDFETGVAQAKETEHGYRHSAIIHSTNVDRMTYMARALDTTIFIKNGSCVAGLGLGGEGYLSYSIATTTGEGITTPKTFTRTRRCVMVENLRIV
- a CDS encoding EutN/CcmL family microcompartment protein, which codes for MFLAKVIGHVVATKKDESMSGKKLLMLRPQLVDEKDPTRFRDGSNTIVAVDNVGAGEGELVMFVQGSSARLAEGLKPLPVDAAVIAIVDSVDVQGSKIYRCNG